Proteins from one Chelonia mydas isolate rCheMyd1 chromosome 14, rCheMyd1.pri.v2, whole genome shotgun sequence genomic window:
- the LOC119567673 gene encoding olfactory receptor 5G3-like, translating to MADRDWKNQTVVTEFIFLGFGDLPELKILLFLMFLVIYIATVTGNMLITALVVTDQHLHTPMYFFLGNLSCLETCYTSTILPRMLASLLTALIKLSCSDTYLIKLLNFVLAFVFTLPPFLLTLTSYVCILTTILRIPSTTGRQKAFSTCSSHLIVVTIYYGTLMIVYMLPNRDTLNILNKVLSLCYTVLTPLVNPLIYSLRNRDVKEALSKAVSKYVAFTKTGSES from the exons GAATTCATCTTCCTGGGATTTGGGGATCTCCCAGAACTgaaaattcttctcttcctcatgtTCCTAGTAATCTACATCGCAACCGTGACTGGGAACATGCTCATCACTGCACTAGTTGTGActgatcagcaccttcacacccccatgtacttcttcctggggaacttgtcctgcctggagacctgctacacctcAACCATCCTGCCCCGGATGCTGGCCAGTCTGctgactg CATTGATAAAACTTTCCTGCAGTGACACATACCTGATCAAATTGCTGAATTTTGTACTGGCCTTTGTATTCACCCTGCCTCCATTCCTACTAACACTGACATCCTATGTGTGTATCCTCACaaccatcctgagaatcccttccaccactgggaggcaaaaggccttttccacctgctcctcccatCTCATCGTGGTGACGATTTACTATGGAACCTTAATGATTGTCTACATGCTACCGAATCGCGACACATTAAACATCCTAAACAAAGTGCTCTCTCTTTGCTACACAGTCCTGACTCCCCTGGTTaaccccctcatctacagcctgagaaacagagaTGTCAAGGAAGCCTTGAGCAAAGCAGTCAGTAAATATGTGGCTTTCACAAAAACAGGCAGTGAATCCTAG